Proteins encoded in a region of the Roseovarius pelagicus genome:
- a CDS encoding sugar transferase, which translates to MPTSCQHTVDCPPRTVWFDPKRCTDILLLLVLAPLLLPLGLGVAGVLALQGAPVLHAQWRVGRHGRMFRLWKFRTMHPGAEAALPVFLAENGRMAHLWRRHRKLPDDPRVTSLGRLLRRYSLDELPQLWNVLIGEMSLVGPRPVPWDELYAHYGTAMPGYLSCRPGLSGLWQVSGRNRLPYAQRVELDCYYVRNHSLGLDLVIILRTVGSVLCGTGC; encoded by the coding sequence ATGCCGACATCATGCCAGCATACTGTCGATTGCCCGCCTCGAACTGTATGGTTCGACCCCAAGCGGTGTACGGATATTTTGTTGCTGCTGGTGTTAGCGCCGCTGTTGCTGCCACTGGGGCTAGGGGTGGCGGGGGTTTTGGCCCTGCAAGGGGCGCCGGTTTTGCATGCGCAATGGCGAGTCGGGCGGCACGGCCGGATGTTTCGTCTGTGGAAATTCCGCACGATGCACCCCGGAGCCGAGGCTGCCTTGCCTGTTTTTCTGGCCGAGAATGGCCGAATGGCACATCTATGGCGCCGTCACCGCAAACTCCCTGACGATCCGCGTGTCACATCCTTGGGTCGACTCTTGCGTCGCTATAGCCTGGATGAATTGCCGCAGCTCTGGAATGTCCTGATCGGCGAGATGAGCCTTGTTGGCCCTCGTCCTGTCCCATGGGACGAATTGTATGCGCATTATGGCACAGCAATGCCTGGTTACCTGTCCTGCCGTCCGGGTCTTTCGGGGTTGTGGCAAGTTTCGGGGCGCAACCGGTTGCCCTATGCGCAGCGGGTTGAACTTGACTGTTACTATGTCCGCAATCACAGTCTGGGACTTGATCTTGTGATCATCTTGCGCACCGTCGGTAGTGTGCTGTGTGGGACCGGCTGCTGA
- a CDS encoding GumC family protein has product MKDSTLSAPAHQITAPQDSAEIDLTELIRTLWRGKFWIALCVFIAIVLGGYYAFFKAVPVYTSSAVVMLESRQEQVVDLESVMTGLSGDQATINTEVEVIRSRGLIEKLVNKLNLMEDPEFNPALRPPRVFSPGRIINQVREMISGEPTAVRQPHERESLDAVIDSVINTISIINLRQSYVFEITAATKDREKSAAIANTLASLYILEQIEVKFAATEQATEWLSERVGQLQVELETAVAKVKEFNSGTALISPEALVGLNRQLKETRDRLREAQQSKATATARMAELEAVQATGTPEEIAEVANDTTLTRILRVMEDGNRKAFDTRFSQVLERAQLDVTRADSQITALESSIKTQDAQIERQSADLVRLQQLEREAEASRLIYEYFLNRLKETSIQQGIQQADSRVLSQAVVPLRPSSPRKPLILALSMVLGLLIGAAIVLIREFAQNTYRVAEDLEAKTGYSVLGQIPAIPARKRKNVLKYLSDKPTSAAAEAIRNLRTSVLLSNLDQPPKIIMSTSSIPGEGKTTQSIALTQNLARMDKKVLLIEGDMRRRIFAEYFDIKDRKGLISVLSGDVEFSNAVIREPALQADLLIAEKTTTNPADVFSTERFRSFLDNMREKYDYIIIDTPPVLAVPDARVIGQCVDAIIYTVKWDSTSQRQVLEGLRAFESVNVRVAGLVLAQISASGMKRYGYGDSYGAYSSYYDS; this is encoded by the coding sequence ATGAAAGATAGCACGTTGTCAGCCCCGGCACACCAGATCACTGCCCCGCAGGATAGCGCCGAGATTGATCTGACAGAACTTATACGCACGCTATGGCGCGGGAAATTCTGGATTGCACTTTGTGTCTTTATTGCCATCGTTTTGGGCGGGTACTACGCTTTTTTCAAAGCCGTGCCAGTCTATACCTCCAGTGCCGTGGTCATGCTGGAAAGTCGCCAGGAACAAGTGGTCGACCTGGAAAGTGTGATGACCGGCCTGTCCGGCGATCAGGCCACGATCAACACTGAAGTCGAGGTGATTCGTTCACGCGGGTTGATCGAAAAATTGGTCAATAAACTCAATTTGATGGAAGATCCGGAATTTAACCCCGCACTGCGACCTCCCCGGGTATTCTCTCCGGGCCGGATCATCAACCAAGTACGCGAGATGATAAGCGGCGAGCCCACCGCCGTCCGCCAGCCTCACGAGCGTGAAAGTCTGGATGCCGTGATCGACAGCGTAATCAATACGATCTCGATTATAAATCTTCGGCAAAGCTATGTTTTCGAGATTACAGCGGCCACCAAAGACCGTGAAAAATCTGCAGCCATCGCCAACACATTGGCCTCACTTTACATCTTGGAACAGATTGAGGTGAAATTTGCCGCCACCGAGCAGGCAACAGAATGGCTTAGCGAACGCGTGGGCCAGCTGCAGGTCGAATTGGAAACCGCCGTCGCCAAAGTCAAGGAATTCAACTCTGGTACAGCGCTGATAAGCCCTGAAGCATTAGTCGGGTTGAACCGACAGCTGAAAGAGACTCGCGACCGGCTGCGTGAAGCGCAGCAATCCAAAGCCACAGCCACGGCCCGGATGGCGGAACTGGAAGCGGTTCAGGCGACCGGCACGCCCGAAGAGATAGCAGAAGTCGCGAACGATACCACGCTCACCCGCATCCTGCGAGTGATGGAAGACGGCAACCGCAAAGCCTTCGACACACGCTTCAGTCAGGTGCTGGAGCGTGCACAACTGGACGTTACCCGTGCCGACAGCCAGATCACAGCATTGGAATCCTCGATCAAAACGCAAGATGCACAGATCGAACGGCAATCTGCAGATCTGGTAAGGTTGCAACAGCTCGAGCGCGAAGCAGAGGCCAGCCGTCTGATCTACGAATACTTTCTCAACCGGCTGAAAGAGACCAGCATCCAGCAGGGCATTCAACAGGCCGACAGCCGTGTTCTGTCGCAAGCTGTTGTCCCTTTGCGCCCTTCATCGCCGCGCAAGCCTCTCATTCTGGCCCTGTCGATGGTGCTGGGTCTCTTAATCGGGGCTGCCATCGTGCTGATCCGCGAGTTTGCACAGAACACATACCGCGTGGCCGAAGATCTGGAAGCAAAGACCGGCTATTCAGTCCTAGGCCAAATCCCTGCCATTCCCGCCCGCAAACGCAAGAACGTCCTAAAGTATCTCTCGGATAAGCCCACCTCAGCCGCCGCCGAGGCGATCCGCAATCTGCGGACGTCAGTGTTGTTGTCGAATCTCGACCAACCACCAAAAATCATCATGTCCACCTCGTCAATCCCGGGCGAAGGCAAGACAACCCAATCCATAGCACTCACCCAAAACTTGGCCAGAATGGACAAGAAGGTGTTGCTGATTGAGGGCGACATGCGTCGTCGCATCTTTGCCGAGTATTTCGATATCAAGGACCGCAAGGGGCTGATATCCGTCCTGTCGGGCGATGTGGAATTCTCCAATGCGGTCATCCGCGAACCGGCATTACAAGCTGATCTGCTGATCGCCGAAAAGACCACGACCAATCCGGCGGATGTATTCTCCACAGAGCGTTTCCGATCCTTCCTGGACAATATGCGCGAGAAATATGACTACATCATAATTGACACGCCGCCTGTTCTGGCGGTGCCGGATGCGCGCGTCATCGGGCAATGTGTGGATGCCATCATCTACACCGTAAAATGGGACAGCACGTCACAGCGTCAGGTGCTCGAAGGGCTCAGAGCTTTTGAGAGCGTGAATGTCCGCGTGGCCGGGCTGGTTTTGGCCCAAATCAGCGCGAGCGGTATGAAACGCTATGGCTATGGTGACAGCTATGGCGCCTACAGCTCCTATTATGACAGCTAA
- a CDS encoding DUF2793 domain-containing protein: MPGFSDFSTHLALPYIQPAQAQKHITHNEGMRRLDALVHLSATSMSIATPPSAPNSGTRFILPTGASGAWAGQPASILAVFEDTTWIFYAPQPGWTAWIKDIARHQVFDGSDWQNLTNTPDYQNLPQLGVQTTADSINRLAVAGTATLLTHAGAGHQVKINKAATADTASLLFQTGWSGRAEMGIAGSDNFEVKVSPDGTTFHRALIADAATGRVRFPQGADGLAPEGFGTGPVLTTDYAAARGTDLVTNGTGLLGNTYNYPPEFSYDATTAPNLPASFSFAGYYNNRVQMLEPLPIDPNRVYRLESYLRQERLPGDWSAYANGERHSQYMGLICLDLDDEIIMAHHHMRYRKGGVDSLTTLTAPLAPGDTVIHLNDTSGWNDTFTASYYRGLIMFGYRNSLGFTYDRYSRLVEMDMFDIGDVDKTTHTVTLNKPLPVSLANPDDPSGIWPIGAEIANASSGSTYKYAFYNGLILSETDRWYRTESYMGGIDRSGGNVLGNFPPGTARARVFWMPNHTNRSGGFSSHPDTGPAHRVWFSGVSVTPETLALTQATASGAQSIKVPQGDFAAGTLALAPASSVVEPI, from the coding sequence ATGCCCGGCTTTTCCGACTTCTCCACACACCTTGCGCTGCCCTATATCCAACCAGCCCAAGCCCAAAAACACATCACCCATAACGAGGGAATGCGGCGGCTGGATGCCCTCGTACACCTGTCCGCCACTTCGATGAGTATAGCCACACCGCCCTCCGCTCCGAACTCAGGCACGCGTTTTATCCTACCCACCGGCGCATCAGGTGCTTGGGCCGGGCAACCCGCAAGCATTCTGGCGGTATTTGAAGACACGACATGGATCTTTTACGCGCCGCAGCCCGGCTGGACCGCATGGATCAAGGATATCGCCCGCCATCAAGTCTTTGACGGTAGCGACTGGCAGAACCTGACCAACACGCCCGACTATCAAAACCTGCCGCAGCTCGGCGTGCAAACCACAGCCGATTCCATCAATCGGCTGGCCGTCGCAGGCACGGCGACATTGCTGACCCATGCTGGGGCCGGTCATCAAGTGAAAATCAACAAGGCCGCTACGGCCGACACGGCCAGCCTGCTGTTTCAGACCGGTTGGTCGGGTCGAGCAGAGATGGGCATCGCTGGATCAGACAATTTTGAGGTCAAGGTCAGCCCCGACGGCACCACCTTTCACAGGGCCCTGATTGCCGATGCTGCCACGGGGCGGGTTCGCTTTCCGCAGGGCGCGGATGGCCTTGCGCCCGAAGGGTTCGGTACCGGGCCGGTCCTGACGACGGATTATGCCGCCGCACGCGGCACCGATCTGGTAACTAATGGCACCGGCCTGCTGGGCAACACTTACAACTACCCGCCAGAATTCAGCTATGATGCGACGACCGCGCCGAACCTGCCCGCCAGCTTTTCGTTTGCCGGGTATTACAACAACCGGGTGCAGATGCTGGAGCCGCTTCCCATCGATCCGAACCGCGTCTACCGACTGGAATCCTATCTGCGTCAAGAGCGGTTACCAGGGGATTGGTCCGCATATGCCAATGGTGAGCGGCACAGCCAGTATATGGGCCTGATCTGCCTCGATCTGGACGACGAGATCATCATGGCACATCATCACATGCGCTATCGCAAGGGTGGCGTCGACAGCCTGACCACGCTGACGGCACCACTGGCCCCAGGTGATACGGTGATCCACCTGAACGACACATCGGGCTGGAACGATACCTTTACGGCCTCTTATTACCGGGGTCTGATCATGTTCGGGTACCGGAACTCTTTGGGCTTTACCTATGACCGTTACAGTCGACTGGTGGAAATGGATATGTTCGACATAGGCGATGTCGACAAAACCACCCATACCGTGACACTCAACAAACCCCTGCCCGTCAGCCTGGCGAACCCGGACGACCCGTCAGGCATCTGGCCCATAGGCGCGGAAATCGCCAACGCCTCCAGTGGCAGCACCTATAAATATGCCTTCTATAACGGACTTATCCTGTCCGAAACCGACCGTTGGTACCGCACCGAAAGCTATATGGGTGGCATCGACCGGTCGGGCGGCAATGTCTTGGGGAACTTCCCGCCCGGAACGGCCCGGGCCCGGGTCTTTTGGATGCCCAACCACACCAACCGTTCAGGCGGATTTTCCAGCCATCCCGATACCGGTCCGGCGCATCGTGTGTGGTTTTCCGGGGTCTCGGTCACGCCCGAAACGCTAGCGTTGACACAGGCGACCGCATCTGGTGCCCAGTCGATCAAGGTGCCGCAGGGTGATTTCGCCGCAGGCACGCTGGCGCTGGCTCCCGCCTCATCTGTGGTCGAGCCCATTTAA